From Natator depressus isolate rNatDep1 chromosome 7, rNatDep2.hap1, whole genome shotgun sequence, the proteins below share one genomic window:
- the EIF3F gene encoding eukaryotic translation initiation factor 3 subunit F, giving the protein MAAVAQVPSPSPAPVPAAPSPAAAPPVAATPAGGAAPPVPPTTAAPGPPGPAALPGPFPGGRVVRLHPVILASIVDSFERRNEGAARVIGTLLGTVDKLSVEVTNCFSVPHNESEDEVAVDMEFAKNMYELHKKVSPSEIILGWYATGHDITEHSVLIHEYYSREAHNPIHLTVDTSLQNGRMSIKAYISAPMGVPGKTMGVMFTPLTVKYVYYDTERIGVDLIMKTCLSPSRVIGLSSDLQQVGAASARIQDTLSTVLQYAEDVLSGKVAADNTVGRFLMDLINQVPKISPEDFETMLNSNINDLLMVTYLANLTQSQIALNEKLLSL; this is encoded by the exons ATGGCGGCGGTAGCTCAGGTCCcgtccccatcccctgctcccgtCCCGGCAGCCCCAAGCCCAGCAGCCGCACCGCCAGTTGCGGCGACCCCAGCGGGAGGCGCAGCGCCGCCTGTGCCTCCCACTACAGCAGCCCCAGGCCCACCAGGCCCGGCAGCGCTGCCTGGCCCCTTCCCCGGCGGCCGCGTGGTCCGGCTGCACCCGGTCATCCTGGCCTCCATCGTGGACAGCTTTGAGCGGCGGAACGAGGGCGCGGCCCGGGTCATTGGGACCCTGCTGG gcacTGTGGACAAGCTCTCAGTGGAAGTCACCAATTGCTTCTCGGTCCCACACAACGAGTCCGAAGATGAG GTGGCTGTTGATATGGAATTTGCTAAGAATATGTATGAGCTGCACAAGAAGGTTTCCCCTAGTGAAATCATTTTGGGATG GTATGCTACGGGCCATGACATTACAGAGCACTCTGTCCTGATCCATGAGTATTATAGTCGGGAAGCACACAATCCAATCCACCTCACTGTGGACACCAGTCTCCAGAATGGGCGCATGAGCATTAAAGCCTATATCAG TGCTCCGATGGGGGTCCCTGGTAAGACCATGGGGGTTATGTTCACACCTCTGACAGTGAAGTATGTTTACTATGACACTGAGCGGATAGGAG TTGATCTCATCATGAAAACCTGTTTGAGTCCCAGTCGAGTGATTGGTTTGTCCAGTGACTTGCAGCAGGTGGGGGCAGCGTCAGCCCGGATCCAGGATACCCTGAGCACAGTGCTGCAGTATGCAGAGGATGTGCTG TCAGGTAAAGTGGCTGCTGACAACACTGTTGGGCGCTTCCTGATGGATCTTATTAACCAGGTGCCAAAGATTTCACCGGAGGACTTTGAGACAATGCTGAACAGCAATATCAAC gaCCTGCTGATGGTGACCTACTTGGCAAATCTCACTCAGTCGCAGATTGCTCTCAATGAAAAACTTCTGAGCTTATGA